CCGGCCTCACGCACCTCGGTAGCGCGTCGGCCCGGGACAAGATGCACCAACAGGCCGGCGACGAAGCAGCGATGACCGACACCATGCGCATCTTCAAGTGGGGCGTGGAGGGCGGCAAACCGGCGGCGGGACAGGCCGGGGTTCAGCCGGAATGGTTCTACAAGGGCGACGGCAGCATTGTGGTGCGCCCCGGTCAGCCGTTCCCGTTGCCGCCGTTTGCTGAAGACGCCGGCGAAGAACCGGAGATGGCCGGCCTCTACCTCATCGGCCACGACGGCAAGCCGTATCGCCTCGGTTTTGCGGTGGGCAACGAGTTCTCCGATCACGTCATGGAACGCAAAAATTACCTGTACCTGGCCCATTCGAAACTGCGCAGTTGCAGCTACGGCCCGGAGTTGCGCGTGGGTGAATTGCCGCAACACCTGGCCGGCACCAGCCGCATCCTGCGCGACGGCGAAGTGCTGTGGCAGAACGAATTCCTCAGCGGCGAGGCCAACATGTGCCACAGCCTGGCGAACCTCGAATACCACCACTTCAAATACAGCCAGTTCCTGCGCCCCGGCGACGTGCACATTCACTTTTTCGGCACCGCGACCCTGTCGTTCGCTGATGGCATCCGCACTCAGCCGGGCGATGTATTCGAGATCAGCCAGGCCGAATTCGGCGCGCCGCTGATCAATGGCATCGCCCCGGTTGAAGCCGTTTTCCAACCGAACAGCATCGGCACCCTTTAAGGAGATCCCATGACTCAGATTCTCGGTCACAACTACGTCGGTGGTCGTCGCAGCGCGGCGGGTAGCGTCAAACTGCACAGCACCGACGCTACGACGGGCGAATCATTGCCCCACGATTTCATTCAGGCCACGGAAGTGGAAGTAGACGCTGCCGCCAAGGCTGCTGCGGCCGCGTATCCAGCGTATCGCAGCCTCAGCGCCGAACGCCGTGCGCAATTTCTCGATGCGATTGCCGATGAACTGGATGCACTGGGCGATGATTTCGTCGCCGTGGTCTGCCGCGAAACCGCATTGCCTGCCGGGCGGATTCAAGGTGAACGCGGGCGCACCAGCGGCCAGATGCGGTTGTTCGCCAAAGTGCTGCGGCGCGGTGATTTTTACGGTGCGCGAATCGACCTGCCGCTGCCGGATCGTCAACCATTGCCACGTCCGGACCTGCGCCAGTACCGCATCGGCCTCGGCCCGGTGGCGGTGTTCGG
The sequence above is a segment of the Pseudomonas sp. HS6 genome. Coding sequences within it:
- the araD1 gene encoding AraD1 family protein, which codes for MHLVQFELSNGERRVGVVEDGLVREVQDARTVRDLALAAIDAGSTLAQQVQALGLGISHDYAELLAKLRILPPLDHPDPAHLLVSGTGLTHLGSASARDKMHQQAGDEAAMTDTMRIFKWGVEGGKPAAGQAGVQPEWFYKGDGSIVVRPGQPFPLPPFAEDAGEEPEMAGLYLIGHDGKPYRLGFAVGNEFSDHVMERKNYLYLAHSKLRSCSYGPELRVGELPQHLAGTSRILRDGEVLWQNEFLSGEANMCHSLANLEYHHFKYSQFLRPGDVHIHFFGTATLSFADGIRTQPGDVFEISQAEFGAPLINGIAPVEAVFQPNSIGTL